A single genomic interval of Amycolatopsis albispora harbors:
- a CDS encoding response regulator transcription factor, whose product MRVVIAEDAVLLRAGIQRLLADEGIETVAAVDNGEDLLVAVKEHRPELAIVDVRMPPTFTDEGLRAALGAREVVPGLPVLVLSQYVEESYAVELLSGGAGGVGYLLKERVADVADFLDAVRRVAGGGTAIDPDVISQLMARGRKNPLDALTARESEVLGLMAQGLSNTAIANTLVVSHGAVEKHIGNIFAKLGLEVSAEEHRRVRAVLTYLERG is encoded by the coding sequence ATGCGCGTGGTCATCGCAGAGGACGCGGTGCTGTTGCGAGCCGGGATCCAGCGCTTGCTGGCGGACGAGGGCATCGAGACGGTGGCCGCCGTGGACAACGGCGAGGACCTGCTCGTCGCGGTCAAGGAGCACCGGCCCGAGCTGGCGATCGTCGACGTGCGCATGCCGCCGACCTTCACCGACGAAGGCCTGCGTGCCGCGCTCGGCGCCCGTGAGGTCGTTCCCGGGCTGCCGGTGCTGGTGCTGTCGCAGTACGTGGAGGAGAGCTATGCGGTCGAACTGCTGTCCGGCGGCGCCGGTGGGGTCGGTTACCTGCTCAAGGAACGCGTCGCCGACGTGGCCGACTTCCTCGACGCGGTGCGGCGCGTCGCCGGTGGCGGCACGGCGATCGATCCCGACGTGATCTCCCAGCTGATGGCCCGCGGCCGGAAGAACCCGCTGGACGCGCTCACCGCGCGCGAGTCCGAGGTGCTCGGGCTGATGGCGCAGGGCCTGTCGAACACCGCCATCGCGAACACGCTGGTGGTCTCGCACGGCGCGGTGGAAAAGCACATCGGCAACATCTTCGCCAAGCTCGGCCTGGAGGTCTCCGCCGAGGAGCACCGCCGCGTCCGTGCGGTGCTCACCTACCTCGAACGCGGCTGA
- a CDS encoding cupin domain-containing protein, producing MTVATLAGAPSFERGGVRFRPLAVPSRGSAELAVWALEVAPGEAGEAHRVSREEVFVLHQGQVTATLDGQPYHLAPGDAFILPPDREFSLSNPGGEPAHLTVCTSKGLEGVLANGERIAPPWAQ from the coding sequence ATGACCGTGGCGACACTGGCCGGGGCGCCGTCGTTCGAGCGTGGCGGGGTGCGGTTCCGGCCGCTGGCCGTGCCGAGCCGGGGTTCCGCCGAACTGGCCGTCTGGGCGCTGGAGGTCGCACCCGGTGAGGCCGGCGAAGCGCACCGGGTCAGCCGGGAGGAGGTTTTTGTGCTGCACCAGGGACAGGTGACGGCCACGCTCGACGGTCAGCCGTACCACCTCGCGCCCGGCGACGCGTTCATCCTGCCGCCGGACCGCGAGTTCAGCCTGAGCAACCCGGGCGGCGAACCCGCGCACCTGACCGTGTGCACGTCGAAGGGCTTGGAAGGCGTGCTGGCCAACGGCGAGCGGATCGCGCCGCCCTGGGCGCAGTAG
- a CDS encoding MarR family winged helix-turn-helix transcriptional regulator: MADGELPALLALTFRAVMDGIHEQLAAEGFADVRPAHGFTFQFLSHRPDGVTAVELGEHLGVTKQAAVQLTDELEKRGYVQRRPHPVDRRSRLISLAPRGWACIERVVTLSRAAEAHWAELVGEDRLAQLSADLHTFVRDAASRRPVTLRPVW, translated from the coding sequence ATGGCCGACGGAGAACTCCCGGCCCTGCTCGCGCTCACCTTCCGCGCGGTCATGGACGGCATCCACGAGCAGCTCGCCGCCGAGGGCTTCGCCGACGTCCGGCCCGCACACGGCTTCACCTTCCAGTTCCTCTCCCACCGCCCCGACGGCGTCACCGCGGTGGAACTCGGGGAACACCTCGGCGTCACCAAGCAGGCGGCCGTCCAGCTCACCGACGAACTCGAGAAGCGCGGGTACGTCCAGCGGCGCCCGCACCCGGTGGACCGCCGCAGTCGCCTGATCTCACTGGCACCACGCGGATGGGCGTGCATCGAACGGGTGGTGACCCTTTCCCGCGCCGCCGAGGCGCACTGGGCGGAACTCGTCGGCGAGGACCGGCTTGCCCAGCTCAGCGCGGATCTGCACACCTTCGTGCGTGACGCCGCGTCCCGGCGGCCGGTGACCTTGCGTCCGGTCTGGTAA